Proteins encoded within one genomic window of Brassica rapa cultivar Chiifu-401-42 chromosome A09, CAAS_Brap_v3.01, whole genome shotgun sequence:
- the CRY1 gene encoding cryptochrome-1 isoform X2 encodes MSNSCSGGGGCSIVWFRRDLRVEDNPALAAAVRAGPVIAVFVWAPEEEGHYQPGRVSRWWLKNSLAQLDSSLRSLGTCLITKRSTDSVASLLEVVKSTGASQIFFNHLYDPLSLVRDHRAKDALTAEGIAVKSFNADLLYEPWEVTDELGRPFSMFAAFWERCLSMPYDPESPLLPPKKIISGDVSKCVADTLIFEDESEKGSNALLARAWSPGWSNADKALTTFINGPLIEYSKNRRKADSATTSFLSPHLHFGEVSVRKVFHLLRIKQVAWANEGNQAGEESVNLFLKSIGLREYSRYISFNHPYSHERPLLGHLKFFPWAVDENYFKAWRQGRTGYPLVDAGMRELWATGWLHDRIRVVVSSFFVKVLQLPWRWGMKYFWDTLLDADLESDALGWQYITGTLPDSREFDRIDNPQFEGYKFDPNGEYVRRWLPELSRLPTEWIHHPWNAPESVLQAAGIELGSNYPRPIVGLDEAKARLHEALSQMWQLEAASRAAIENGSEEGLGDSTEFVEAPIEFPRDITMEETEPTRLNPVRRYEDQMVPSITTSLIRPEEDQESSLSLRNSGGDSRAEVPRNMVNTNQARQQEARADPVSNQVTAMIPEFNIRIVAENTEESTAESSSSGRRERDGGIVPEWSGYSEQFASEENGIGGGSTTSSYLQNHHEIVNWRRLSQTG; translated from the exons ATGTCTAATTCATGTTCAGGTGGTGGTGGGTGTAGTATTGTATGGTTTAGAAGAGATCTAAGAGTTGAAGATAATCCAGCTTTAGCTGCAGCTGTAAGAGCTGGACCTGTAATTGCTGTGTTTGTATGGGCACCAGAGGAAGAAGGGCACTATCAGCCTGGTAGGGTTTCAAGGTGGTGGCTCAAGAACAGTTTGGCTCAGCTCGATTCGTCTCTTAGAAGCCTTGGTACTTGTCTCATCACCAAGAGATCTACTGATAGTGTTGCTTCTCTTCTTGAAGTTGTTAAATCCACTGGTGCTTCTCAGATCTTCTTCAACCATTTGTATG ATCCCTTATCCTTGGTCCGTGATCATCGTGCCAAGGACGCTCTGACAGCGGAAGGGATAGCGGTTAAATCATTCAACGCAGATTTGCTTTACGAGCCATGGGAAGTGACTGATGAATTAGGCCGTCCTTTCTCAATGTTTGCTGCCTTTTGGGAAAGATGCCTTAGCATGCCTTATGACCCTGAGTCTCCTCTTCTCCCACCCAAGAAGATTATTTCTG GCGATGTGTCCAAGTGTGTTGCGGATACATTGATCTTCGAAGATGAATCAGAGAAAGGAAGCAATGCACTTCTAGCTCGTGCGTGGTCTCCGGGTTGGAGTAATGCTGATAAGGCTCTCACAACCTTCATAAACGGACCACTGATCGAATACTCCAAGAACCGCAGGAAAGCTGACAGTGCCACAACCTCGTTCCTTTCTCCACACTTGCACTTTGGGGAAGTGAGTGTGAGAAAGGTTTTCCATCTTCTTCGGATCAAACAGGTTGCATGGGCAAACGAAGGAAACCAAGCCGGGGAAGAGAGCGTGAATCTTTTCCTCAAATCTATCGGTCTCAGGGAATACTCTAGGTACATAAGCTTCAACCATCCCTACTCTCACGAAAGACCACTTCTCGGCCATCTTAAGTTCTTCCCTTGGGCTGTGGACGAGAACTATTTCAAGGCCTGGAGGCAAGGCCGGACCGGATATCCCCTGGTCGATGCCGGGATGAGAGAGTTATGGGCTACTGGTTGGTTGCACGATCGCATTAGAGTTGTTGTTTCAAGCTTCTTTGTCAAAGTGCTTCAGTTGCCATGGAGATGGGGGATGAAGTATTTCTGGGACACACTTCTTGATGCAGATTTAGAGAGTGATGCTCTCGGTTGGCAGTACATCACCGGCACCCTCCCGGATAGCCGGGAGTTTGATCGCATAGATAACCCTCAGTTTGAAGGATACAAGTTCGATCCAAATGGCGAATACGTTAGGAGGTGGCTTCCAGAACTTTCAAGACTCCCCACCGAGTGGATACATCATCCATGGAACGCACCTGAATCTGTGCTTCAAGCTGCTGGTATTGAGCTTGGATCAAACTACCCTCGACCAATTGTTGGACTAGATGAAGCCAAAGCACGCCTTCATGAGGCACTCTCGCAGATGTGGCAACTAGAAGCTGCCTCAAGAGCTGCAATAGAGAACGGATCCGAAGAAGGACTTGGCGATTCTACCGAGTTTGTTGAAGCTCCTATCGAGTTCCCTAGAGACATCACAATGGAAGAGACTGAACCAACCAGACTCAACCCTGTCAGGAGATATGAGGATCAAATGGttccaagcattactacttccTTGATCAGACCTGAAGAAGACCAAGAGTCGTCTCTGAGTTTGAGAAACTCTGGAGGAGATAGCAGAGCAGAGGTTCCGAGGAACATGGTCAACACCAACCAAGCTCGGCAGCAGGAGGCAAGAGCAGACCCGGTTTCAAACCAAGTCACTGCTATGATTCCAGAATTCAATATTAGAATTGTTGCAGAAAACACTGAAGAGTCGACAGCAGAATCTTCCAGCAGCGGAAGAAGAGAGAGGGACGGAGGCATTGTCCCCGAGTGGTCAGGGTACTCGGAACAGTTTGCTAGTGAAGAGAATGGGATTGGAGGAGGAAGTACAACATCTAGCTACTTGCAGAACCACCATGAAATAGTTAACTGGAGACGGCTGTCACAAACCGG GTAA
- the CRY1 gene encoding cryptochrome-1 (The RefSeq protein has 2 substitutions, 2 frameshifts compared to this genomic sequence; stop codon completed by the addition of 3' A residues to the mRNA): MSNSCSGGGGCSIVWFRRDLRVEDNPALAAAVRAGPVIAVFVWAPEEEGHYQPGRVSRWWLKNSLAQLDSSLRSLGTCLITKRSTDSVASLLEVVKSTGASQIFFNHLYDPLSLVRDHRAKDALTAEGIAVKSFNADLLYEPWEVTDELGRPFSMFAAFWERCLSMPYDPESPLLPPKKIISGLLLHHTLSEIVSYPLLITLFVLAGDVSKCVADTLIFEDESEKGSNALLARAWSPGWSNADKALTTFINGPLIEYSKNRRKADSATTSFLSPHLHFGEVSVRKVFHLLRIKQVAWANEGNQAGEESVNLFLKSIGLREYSRYISFNHPYSHERPLLGHLKFFPWAVDENYFKAWRQGRTGYPLVDAGMRELWATGWLHDRIRVVVSSFFVKVLQLPWRWGMKYFWDTLLDADLESDALGWQYITGTLPDSREFDRIDNPQFEGYKFDPNGEYVRRWLPELSRLPTEWIHHPWNAPESVLQAAGIELGSNYPRPIVGLDEAKARLHEALSQMWQLEAASRAAIENGSEEGLGDSTEFVEAPIEFPRDITMEETEPTRLNPVRRYEDQMVPSITTSLIRPEEDQESSLSLRNSGGDSRAEVPRNMVNTNQARQQEARADPVSNQVTAMIPEFNIRIVAENTEESTAESSSSGRRERDGGIVPEWSGYSEQFASEENGIGGGSTTSTYLQNHHEIVNWRRLSQTG; the protein is encoded by the exons ATGTCTAATTCATGTTCAGGTGGTGGTGGGTGTAGTATTGTATGGTTTAGAAGAGATCTAAGAGTTGAAGATAATCCAGCTTTAGCTGCAGCTGTAAGAGCTGGACCTGTAATTGCTGTGTTTGTATGGGCACCAGAGGAAGAAGGGCACTATCAGCCTGGTAGGGTTTCAAGGTGGTGGCTCAAGAACAGTTTGGCTCAGCTCGATTCGTCTCTTAGAAGCCTTGGTACTTGTCTCATCACCAAGAGATCTACTGATAGTGTTGCTTCTCTTCTTGAAGTTGTTAAATCCACTGGTGCTTCTCAGATCTTCTTCAACCATTTGTATG ATCCCTTATCCTTGGTCCGTGATCATCGTGCCAAGGACGCTCTGACAGCGGAAGGGATAGCGGTTAAATCATTCAACGCAGATTTGCTTTACGAGCCATGGGAAGTGACTGATGAATTAGGCCGTCCTTTCTCAATGTTTGCTGCCTTTTGGGAAAGATGCCTTAGCATGCCTTATGACCCTGAGTCTCCTCTTCTCCCACCCAAGAAGATTATTTCTGGTTTGCTTCTccaccacacacacacacttgtGA TATCTGAA GTATGTTATCCACTTTTGATAACTCTTTTTGTGTTAGCAGGCGATGTGTCCAAGTGTGTTGCGGATACATTGATCTTCGAAGATGAATCAGAGAAAGGAAGCAATGCACTTCTAGCTCGTGCGTGGTCTCCGGGTTGGAGTAATGCTGATAAGGCTCTCACAACCTTCATAAACGGACCACTGATCGAATACTCCAAGAACCGCAGGAAAGCTGACAGTGCCACAACCTCGTTCCTTTCTCCACACTTGCACTTTGGGGAAGTGAGTGTGAGAAAGGTTTTCCATCTTCTTCGGATCAAACAGGTTGCATGGGCAAACGAAGGAAACCAAGCCGGGGAAGAGAGCGTGAATCTTTTCCTCAAATCTATCGGTCTCAGGGAATACTCTAGGTACATAAGCTTCAACCATCCCTACTCTCACGAAAGACCACTTCTCGGCCATCTTAAGTTCTTCCCTTGGGCTGTGGACGAGAACTATTTCAAGGCCTGGAGGCAAGGCCGGACCGGATATCCCCTGGTCGATGCCGGGATGAGAGAGTTATGGGCTACTGGTTGGTTGCACGATCGCATTAGAGTTGTTGTTTCAAGCTTCTTTGTCAAAGTGCTTCAGTTGCCATGGAGATGGGGGATGAAGTATTTCTGGGACACACTTCTTGATGCAGATTTAGAGAGTGATGCTCTCGGTTGGCAGTACATCACCGGCACCCTCCCGGATAGCCGGGAGTTTGATCGCATAGATAACCCTCAGTTTGAAGGATACAAGTTCGATCCAAATGGCGAATACGTTAGGAGGTGGCTTCCAGAACTTTCAAGACTCCCCACCGAGTGGATACATCATCCATGGAACGCACCTGAATCTGTGCTTCAAGCTGCTGGTATTGAGCTTGGATCAAACTACCCTCGACCAATTGTTGGACTAGATGAAGCCAAAGCACGCCTTCATGAGGCACTCTCGCAGATGTGGCAACTAGAAGCTGCCTCAAGAGCTGCAATAGAGAACGGATCCGAAGAAGGACTTGGCGATTCTACCGAGTTTGTTGAAGCTCCTATCGAGTTCCCTAGAGACATCACAATGGAAGAGACTGAACCAACCAGACTCAACCCTGTCAGGAGATATGAGGATCAAATGGttccaagcattactacttccTTGATCAGACCTGAAGAAGACCAAGAGTCGTCTCTGAGTTTGAGAAACTCTGGAGGAGATAGCAGAGCAGAGGTTCCGAGGAACATGGTCAACACCAACCAAGCTCGGCAGCAGGAGGCAAGAGCAGACCCGGTTTCAAACCAAGTCACTGCTATGATTCCAGAATTCAATATTAGAATTGTTGCAGAAAACACTGAAGAGTCGACAGCAGAATCTTCCAGCAGCGGAAGAAGAGAGAGGGACGGAGGCATTGTCCCCGAGTGGTCAGGGTACTCGGAACAGTTTGCTAGTGAAGAGAATGGGATTGGAGGAGGAAGTACAACATCTAGCTACTTGCAGAACCACCATGAAATAGTTAACTGGAGACGGCTGTCACAAACCGGGTA
- the CRY1 gene encoding cryptochrome-1 isoform X1 — MSNSCSGGGGCSIVWFRRDLRVEDNPALAAAVRAGPVIAVFVWAPEEEGHYQPGRVSRWWLKNSLAQLDSSLRSLGTCLITKRSTDSVASLLEVVKSTGASQIFFNHLYDPLSLVRDHRAKDALTAEGIAVKSFNADLLYEPWEVTDELGRPFSMFAAFWERCLSMPYDPESPLLPPKKIISGDVSKCVADTLIFEDESEKGSNALLARAWSPGWSNADKALTTFINGPLIEYSKNRRKADSATTSFLSPHLHFGEVSVRKVFHLLRIKQVAWANEGNQAGEESVNLFLKSIGLREYSRYISFNHPYSHERPLLGHLKFFPWAVDENYFKAWRQGRTGYPLVDAGMRELWATGWLHDRIRVVVSSFFVKVLQLPWRWGMKYFWDTLLDADLESDALGWQYITGTLPDSREFDRIDNPQFEGYKFDPNGEYVRRWLPELSRLPTEWIHHPWNAPESVLQAAGIELGSNYPRPIVGLDEAKARLHEALSQMWQLEAASRAAIENGSEEGLGDSTEFVEAPIEFPRDITMEETEPTRLNPVRRYEDQMVPSITTSLIRPEEDQESSLSLRNSGGDSRAEVPRNMVNTNQARQQEARADPVSNQVTAMIPEFNIRIVAENTEESTAESSSSGRRERDGGIVPEWSGYSEQFASEENGIGGGSTTSSYLQNHHEIVNWRRLSQTGYVTCKSHF, encoded by the exons ATGTCTAATTCATGTTCAGGTGGTGGTGGGTGTAGTATTGTATGGTTTAGAAGAGATCTAAGAGTTGAAGATAATCCAGCTTTAGCTGCAGCTGTAAGAGCTGGACCTGTAATTGCTGTGTTTGTATGGGCACCAGAGGAAGAAGGGCACTATCAGCCTGGTAGGGTTTCAAGGTGGTGGCTCAAGAACAGTTTGGCTCAGCTCGATTCGTCTCTTAGAAGCCTTGGTACTTGTCTCATCACCAAGAGATCTACTGATAGTGTTGCTTCTCTTCTTGAAGTTGTTAAATCCACTGGTGCTTCTCAGATCTTCTTCAACCATTTGTATG ATCCCTTATCCTTGGTCCGTGATCATCGTGCCAAGGACGCTCTGACAGCGGAAGGGATAGCGGTTAAATCATTCAACGCAGATTTGCTTTACGAGCCATGGGAAGTGACTGATGAATTAGGCCGTCCTTTCTCAATGTTTGCTGCCTTTTGGGAAAGATGCCTTAGCATGCCTTATGACCCTGAGTCTCCTCTTCTCCCACCCAAGAAGATTATTTCTG GCGATGTGTCCAAGTGTGTTGCGGATACATTGATCTTCGAAGATGAATCAGAGAAAGGAAGCAATGCACTTCTAGCTCGTGCGTGGTCTCCGGGTTGGAGTAATGCTGATAAGGCTCTCACAACCTTCATAAACGGACCACTGATCGAATACTCCAAGAACCGCAGGAAAGCTGACAGTGCCACAACCTCGTTCCTTTCTCCACACTTGCACTTTGGGGAAGTGAGTGTGAGAAAGGTTTTCCATCTTCTTCGGATCAAACAGGTTGCATGGGCAAACGAAGGAAACCAAGCCGGGGAAGAGAGCGTGAATCTTTTCCTCAAATCTATCGGTCTCAGGGAATACTCTAGGTACATAAGCTTCAACCATCCCTACTCTCACGAAAGACCACTTCTCGGCCATCTTAAGTTCTTCCCTTGGGCTGTGGACGAGAACTATTTCAAGGCCTGGAGGCAAGGCCGGACCGGATATCCCCTGGTCGATGCCGGGATGAGAGAGTTATGGGCTACTGGTTGGTTGCACGATCGCATTAGAGTTGTTGTTTCAAGCTTCTTTGTCAAAGTGCTTCAGTTGCCATGGAGATGGGGGATGAAGTATTTCTGGGACACACTTCTTGATGCAGATTTAGAGAGTGATGCTCTCGGTTGGCAGTACATCACCGGCACCCTCCCGGATAGCCGGGAGTTTGATCGCATAGATAACCCTCAGTTTGAAGGATACAAGTTCGATCCAAATGGCGAATACGTTAGGAGGTGGCTTCCAGAACTTTCAAGACTCCCCACCGAGTGGATACATCATCCATGGAACGCACCTGAATCTGTGCTTCAAGCTGCTGGTATTGAGCTTGGATCAAACTACCCTCGACCAATTGTTGGACTAGATGAAGCCAAAGCACGCCTTCATGAGGCACTCTCGCAGATGTGGCAACTAGAAGCTGCCTCAAGAGCTGCAATAGAGAACGGATCCGAAGAAGGACTTGGCGATTCTACCGAGTTTGTTGAAGCTCCTATCGAGTTCCCTAGAGACATCACAATGGAAGAGACTGAACCAACCAGACTCAACCCTGTCAGGAGATATGAGGATCAAATGGttccaagcattactacttccTTGATCAGACCTGAAGAAGACCAAGAGTCGTCTCTGAGTTTGAGAAACTCTGGAGGAGATAGCAGAGCAGAGGTTCCGAGGAACATGGTCAACACCAACCAAGCTCGGCAGCAGGAGGCAAGAGCAGACCCGGTTTCAAACCAAGTCACTGCTATGATTCCAGAATTCAATATTAGAATTGTTGCAGAAAACACTGAAGAGTCGACAGCAGAATCTTCCAGCAGCGGAAGAAGAGAGAGGGACGGAGGCATTGTCCCCGAGTGGTCAGGGTACTCGGAACAGTTTGCTAGTGAAGAGAATGGGATTGGAGGAGGAAGTACAACATCTAGCTACTTGCAGAACCACCATGAAATAGTTAACTGGAGACGGCTGTCACAAACCGGGTACGTAACTTGCAAATCTCACT TTTAA
- the LOC103838806 gene encoding protein WHAT'S THIS FACTOR 1 homolog, chloroplastic has translation MAWLRLFSRTLEPTVRSLPKISSASPNPNPNLTTQPFSTSFLITKTPAKFKKKRKKPDSARTKPVQPDSTRLRHFESLVTRDAHFRFLTRSKEFITKQPDRILRLDDAGKLYRELGFPRGRKVTRYIPKHPLIFQTYRHSDGKMWLGFSDFMEDLLEEERALMDSMELDRVSRVRKLLMMTKDKRILLSKIHHTRLLFGIPDDFRDRVGKYPDYFRVVTGQDGNRILELVNWDPNLAVSELERTFMVDEDKARRAFKFPLKHGKELELEEKDTRKLNQLNTLPLVSPYSDGWKLDVWTLEAEKYRVGIVHEFLSLTLEKRASIHHIVEFKDEFSLTRQTYQMLKKQPSTFYLAGTEMNWTVFLKDGYNGDAVLIRKDPQVLFNEKLYKIADMQQMDNDSHPIET, from the coding sequence ATGGCTTGGCTCCGTCTCTTCTCCAGAACCCTAGAGCCAACAGTTCGATCACTTCCCAAAATCTCCTCGGCTTCCCCAAATCCAAACCCTAATTTAACAACCCAACCTTTCTCCACCTCATTCCTCATCACCAAAACGCCAGCTAAATTCAAAAAGAAGCGCAAGAAACCCGACTCCGCCAGAACCAAACCCGTTCAACCCGACTCAACCCGACTCCGACATTTCGAATCCCTCGTCACGCGCGACGCCCATTTCCGGTTCCTGACCCGATCCAAAGAATTCATCACGAAACAGCCGGATCGGATTCTCCGCCTCGACGACGCAGGGAAGCTTTACCGCGAGCTAGGGTTCCCACGCGGCCGTAAGGTGACTCGTTACATCCCTAAACATCCTCTTATCTTCCAGACGTATCGACACAGCGATGGGAAGATGTGGTTGGGGTTTTCCGATTTCATGGAGGATTTGCTAGAGGAAGAGAGAGCTTTAATGGACTCGATGGAGCTTGATAGAGTTAGTCGCGTACGGAAGCTCTTGATGATGACGAAAGATAAACGGATCTTACTTAGCAAAATCCATCACACTAGATTGCTTTTTGGGATTCCAGATGATTTCAGAGACCGGGTTGGAAAATACCCGGATTATTTCCGGGTCGTTACGGGTCAAGATGGGAACCGGATTCTTGAGTTGGTGAATTGGGACCCGAATCTTGCGGTGAGTGAGCTTGAAAGAACATTCATGGTGGACGAAGATAAAGCGAGAAGAGCGTTTAAGTTTCCATTGAAACATGGTAAAGAACTGGAACTGGAAGAGAAAGATACGAGGAAGCTGAACCAGTTGAACACTTTGCCTTTGGTTTCGCCTTATTCTGATGGTTGGAAGCTGGATGTGTGGACACTGGAAGCAGAGAAGTACCGTGTAGGGATCGTGCACGAGTTCTTGAGCTTGACGTTAGAGAAAAGAGCTTCGATTCATCACATTGTGGAATTCAAAGACGAGTTTAGCTTGACTAGACAGACTTACCAGATGCTTAAGAAGCAGCCCTCAACCTTTTACTTGGCGGGTACTGAGATGAACTGGACCGTGTTTTTGAAAGATGGTTACAACGGGGATGCTGTTTTGATCCGTAAAGATCCGCAGGTTTTGTTTAATGAAAAGCTGTATAAGATTGCAGATATGCAGCAGATGGACAATGATTCTCACCCAATAGAAACATAA
- the LOC103838821 gene encoding uncharacterized protein LOC103838821: MAKKKMSSSLVVSSEFGAAALGSSISRTFNSSLASFPVCSPMVASGFSSPLNSMVVASSPVNSVVVASGSAPPGQSCLAASSGSPRGSGSSSVEISPSIPQSTSRLATEVQRSGDVDGIALFETKPAETEVPPVKNYAALLKSSAQLQELGTPVEHISGAPFVLVPDENIEAAKLEFKDFIYARFHGDCPSMGKIIGVVNAVWAKTGPRIFVHNIGHSTFLLRVTTPRTREVLLSRTCWNIGGLPMFVAPWSQDYSPDEPPLTSAIVPVEMRNIPYLLFNQEILSRLATAIGKPDSLALETERKENFELAKLYVRVDLTTPLPSKIVSGFSNGKEVEIAVTYPWLPVKCDLCEKFGHPSVRCDAVAPERASGKMGARKNSVETFRRRSQSKPGRSTDKKVNQGTLRYIPVVKDSVEASKEADSSLPHENGGLVASTTQDDQNGDLEDVTSVEEVEFSHIDALSNGISTGAFDVLARISPDACGDDLLFVSVDETKLEEDRTDRTSSVTFLDDSGAVVKVAHAESSPEVAADTTLGTDSTGCEGYSSGFCLSWSVLGDFNQMLRTSHHSNHLTSRVNDSGIDDANIGLQDTQLFEAQAKGLPFTWRNSQDDNPISTKIDHAFINQPWSTAFPDSYADFLDPSQSDHTPCLFRMPSIRRQIIKPFKLFHHVIDHPEYAEKVTEAWNWDQITGTDQFKLVRSLKLLKRPLRQLNKNHFSSIMQRVKEQKEKVNTLQRLFLTALITSTAREEHIEREKLNVLLRAEEKFYKQKSRVRWSAVGDRNTTFYHRTVSSHASRNHIHYLKDADDHTFFTMEDIKAHAADSSQGILGCTDPPSLPTTAEELQSLLPFRCSELQQNYLKREVTAAEIKATLFAMPLNKSPGPDGYSVEFLRASWDTVAEGITAAVREFFRNGRLLKDINTTAIALIPKMPEACCLTDYRPISCCNIVYKLISKIIANRLKPILTECVSPNQAAFLKGCSLGENVLLATELIKDYNKSSCLRSAMLKIDIHKAFDTVCWDFVPKVLEAQQFPSMFIAWIKECISSPRFSVAINGELAGFFAGKKGLRQGDSISPYLFIMLMEVLSRMLEKAESDGAYRLHPLCSSPKVTHLLFADDLLVFSDGS, from the exons ATGGctaagaagaagatgtcctCCTCCCTCGTCGTTTCCTCTGAATTTGGCGCAGCGGCACTGGGATCCTCGATCTCTCGGACATTCAATTCTTCTCTAGCTTCTTTTCCTGTTTGTTCTCCAATGGTCGCTTCTGGGTTTTCTTCTCCGTTGAATTCTATGGTGGTTGCTTCTTCTCCGGTGAATTCTGTGGTGGTTGCTTCTGGATCTGCGCCCCCTGGTCAATCTTGTCTGGCTGCTTCTTCGGGGTCCCCTCGTGGCTCTGGCTCTTCTTCGGTGGAGATCTCTCCATCAATTCCTCAATCTACGTCTCGTCTGGCTACTGAGGTTCAACGCTCTGGTGATGTTGACGGAATCGCTCTGTTCGAAACCAAACCTGCTGAAACAGAGGTTCCTCCAGTGAAAAATTACGCAGCTTTACTCAAAAGCTCAGCGCAGCTGCAGGAATTAGGAACTCCGGTTGAACATATCTCGGGGGCTCCTTTTGTACTAGTACCGGATGAAAACATTGAGGCCGCAAAACTAGAGTTTAAAGACTTCATCTATGCGCGCTTCCATGGAGATTGTCCTTCGATGGGTAAGATTATTGGAGTAGTGAATGCAGTCTGGGCAAAAACTGGCCCAAGGATCTTCGTTCATAACATTGGACACAGTACGTTTCTCCTCAGAGTTACAACCCCAAGAACTCGGGAGGTACTATTATCCCGCACCTGCTGGAATATTGGTGGCCTTCCTATGTTTGTGGCCCCATGGTCTCAGGATTACTCTCCTGATGAACCTCCTCTCACTAGTGCCATTGTCCCAGTGGAGATGAGAAACATCCCTTACCTCCTTTTCAACCAAGAGATCTTGAGTCGCCTAGCCACAGCTATTGGTAAACCGGATTCTCTAGCACTGGAAACAGAACGCAAGGAAAATTTCGAACTAGCAAAATTGTATGTAAGGGTCGATCTTACAACTCCTCTGCCAAGCAAGATTGTGTCGGGTTTTTCTAATGGCAAGGAAGTTGAGATTGCTGTAACATACCCCTGGCTGCCTGTTAAATGTGACCTTTGCGAGAAGTTTGGCCACCCTTCGGTTAGATGTGACGCTGTAGCTCCAGAAAGAGCTTCAGGGAAAATGGGTGCGAGGAAAAATTCTGTTGAAACGTTCAGGAGGCGATCGCAGTCAAAGCCGGGCCGTTCTACTGACAAAAAGGTGAATCAGGGGACGCTTCGATACATACCAGTAGTTAAAGACTCTGTTGAAGCATCCAAGGAGGCTGATTCTTCTCTACCTCATGAAAATGGTGGCCTTGTTGCTAGCACGACCCAGGATGATCAAAACGGAGACTTGGAAGACG TGACCAGTGTGGAGGAGGTCGAATTTTCTCACATTGATGCTCTGTCCAACGGAATATCTACTGGTGCTTTTGATGTTTTGGCCAGAATTTCTCCTGATGCTTGCGGTGATGATTTGCTTTTTGTTTCTGTTGACGAAACCAAGCTTGAGGAAGATAGGACAGATCGGACTTCTTCGGTTACTTTTTTGGATGACTCTGGTGCTGTTGTGAAGGTTGCCCACGCTGAGAGCTCTCCGGAGGTTGCAGCTGACACTACTCTGGGTACTGACAGTACAGGGTGCGAAG GCTACAGCTCCGGTTTCTGCTTATCGTGGTCAGTTTTGGGTGATTTCAACCAAATGCTGCGTACTTCTCATCACTCCAATCACCTAACCTCCCGTGTTAATGACTCGGGCATAGATGATGCAAACATTGGTCTTCAAGACACTCAGTTGTTTGAGGCTCAGGCTAAAGGATTACCCTTCACTTGGAGGAACAGCCAAGATGATAACCCAATATCTACAAAAATTGATCATGCCTTCATCAACCAGCCTTGGTCTACAGCTTTTCCAGATTCCTACGCTGACTTCTTGGACCCGTCTCAATCAGACCATACCCCTTGCCTCTTTCGGATGCCTTCTATTAGACGACAGATTATTAAACCTTTCAAGTTATTTCACCACGTGATAGATCATCCTGAATATGCGGAGAAAGTGACTGAAGCTTGGAACTGGGATCAGATAACAGGCACAGATCAATTCAAGCTGGTGCGTTCGCTTAAGTTGTTAAAGAGACCTTTGCGACAGCTCAACAAGAATCACTTCAGCAGCATTATGCAGAGAGTTAAAGAGCAGAAGGAGAAGGTTAATACGCTTCAGAGACTATTTCTTACTGCTCTGATTACTTCAACAGCCCGTGAGGAACATATAGAAAGAGAAAAGCTGAATGTGCTACTGAGGGCAGAAGAGAAGTTCTATAAACAGAAATCAAGAGTTCGCTGGTCTGCGGTTGGGGATCGGAATACAACTTTTTATCATCGGACAGTGTCATCTCATGCCTCTAGGAACCATATTCATTATCTGAAAGATGCAGATGATCACACGTTCTTCACGATGGAGGATATCAAGGCGCACGCGGCAGATTCTTCCCAAGGTATCCTAGGTTGTACTGATCCCCCATCTTTGCCTACTACAGCAGAGGAGCTTCAGTCTCTACTTCCTTTTCGTTGCTCGGAACTACAACAGAACTATCTGAAGCGCGAAGTGACGGCAGCGGAGATCAAAGCAACCTTGTTTGCCATGCCATTGAACAAGAGTCCAGGCCCAGATGGATATTCTGTTGAATTTCTAAGAGCCTCATGGGACACAGTGGCTGAAGGCATTACTGCTGCCGTGAGGGAGTTCTTCAGAAATGGGAGATTGCTTAAGGATATTAACACGACCGCCATTGCCTTAATTCCAAAGATGCCGGAAGCCTGTTGTCTCACTGACTATAGACCTATTAGCTGCTGCAACATAGTCTACAAGCTTATTTCGAAGATCATAGCCAACCGTCTTAAGCCGATCTTGACTGAATGTGTTAGTCCAAACCAAGCGGCGTTCTTAAAAGGGTGCAGCCTTGGTGAAAATGTCTTGCTGGCAACTGAGCTGATCAAGGACTACAATAAGTCTTCATGTCTCAGAAGCGCAATGCTGAAGATAGACATCCACAAAGCCTTTGACACGGTATGTTGGGATTTTGTGCCTAAAGTGTTGGAAGCTCAGCAGTTTCCTAGTATGTTCATAGCTTGGATCAAGGAGTGCATCTCCTCGCCTAGGTTTTCGGTTGCCATTAATGGGGAGCTTGCGGGCTTCTTTGCGGGGAAAAAGGGCCTGAGGCAGGGGGACTCTATCTCTCCCTATCTCTTCATTATGCTTATGGAGGTGCTGTCTCGTATGCTGGAGAAGGCAGAATCCGATGGTGCTTATAGGTTACATCCGCTATGCTCTTCTCCCAAGGTCACTCATCTATTGTTCGCAGACGATCTACTGGTCTTCTCTGATGGGTCTTGA